A DNA window from Methylobacterium sp. NMS14P contains the following coding sequences:
- a CDS encoding MucR family transcriptional regulator: MRKNQDHLEPTISDVALRVVTAYLSNNALPHTSIPPLLVTVHGALCALTDPPAVAEAPPEQPDAAQIRGSVRQDGIVSFIDGRSYKTMKRHLTAHGLTPELYRARYGLPDDYPMTAPGYAERRSEIAKAIRLGRKAA, encoded by the coding sequence TTGCGCAAGAACCAAGACCATCTCGAACCGACGATCAGCGACGTGGCCCTGCGCGTCGTGACCGCCTACCTGTCGAACAACGCGCTGCCGCACACCAGCATACCGCCGCTCCTGGTCACCGTGCACGGCGCGCTCTGCGCGCTCACGGACCCACCGGCGGTCGCCGAGGCGCCGCCCGAGCAGCCCGACGCCGCGCAGATCCGCGGCTCGGTCCGCCAGGACGGCATCGTCAGCTTCATCGACGGCCGGTCGTACAAGACCATGAAGCGGCACCTCACCGCGCACGGCCTCACGCCGGAGTTGTACCGCGCGCGCTACGGGCTGCCGGACGATTACCCGATGACCGCGCCAGGCTACGCCGAGCGCCGGTCGGAGATCGCCAAGGCGATCCGGCTCGGCCGCAAGGCCGCCTGA